One genomic region from Spirulina subsalsa PCC 9445 encodes:
- the dusB gene encoding tRNA dihydrouridine synthase DusB: MLSLSPTLQAKLSTPLTIGTVQVNSRVLQSPLSGVTDLVFRRLVRRYAPSSMLYTEMVQASEIHHLQELPRVMEVDPQEHPISIQLFDCRPDFMAEAARKAFAQGADTIDINMGCPVNKITKKGGGSSLLRQPEIAVEIVKTVVEAVPIPVTVKTRIGWDDHEINILDFARRLEDAGAQMLTLHGRTRAQGYTGAARWEWIAKVKELLSIPVIANGDIFSVESAVRCLTETGADGVMCSRGTLGYPFLVGEIDYFLQTGQLLPQPSLAERLQCAKEHLQGLWEYKGQRGIYQSRKHMTWYVKGFPGAGELREQLSRITSVEEGYFLLDNVGAPDSPDQSGGKGRVA, translated from the coding sequence ATGTTATCCCTATCCCCGACCCTACAAGCTAAACTCTCCACCCCCCTCACCATCGGCACCGTGCAAGTTAACAGTCGGGTGTTACAATCTCCCCTTTCCGGTGTCACGGATTTAGTGTTTCGCCGCTTAGTGCGACGTTATGCCCCCAGTTCCATGCTTTATACTGAAATGGTACAAGCTTCGGAAATTCACCACCTCCAAGAACTTCCCCGAGTGATGGAAGTAGACCCTCAAGAACATCCAATTAGTATTCAACTCTTTGATTGTCGCCCAGATTTTATGGCAGAGGCCGCACGAAAAGCTTTTGCTCAGGGAGCAGATACCATTGATATAAATATGGGCTGTCCGGTGAATAAAATCACCAAAAAAGGGGGCGGTTCTTCTCTCCTTCGTCAGCCCGAAATTGCGGTAGAAATTGTTAAAACGGTGGTGGAAGCCGTGCCAATTCCCGTAACAGTAAAAACCCGCATTGGCTGGGATGATCACGAAATTAATATTCTAGATTTTGCCCGACGTTTAGAGGATGCGGGAGCGCAAATGTTAACCCTTCATGGACGGACTCGCGCTCAAGGTTATACAGGAGCAGCGCGCTGGGAATGGATTGCCAAAGTGAAGGAACTTCTCTCTATTCCGGTGATTGCTAATGGGGATATTTTTTCGGTAGAAAGTGCGGTGCGTTGTTTAACGGAAACGGGGGCGGATGGAGTAATGTGTTCTCGTGGAACCTTGGGTTATCCGTTTTTGGTGGGAGAGATTGACTACTTTTTGCAAACGGGGCAGTTGTTACCCCAACCGTCTTTAGCGGAGCGGTTACAATGTGCGAAGGAGCATTTACAAGGGTTATGGGAGTATAAAGGACAACGGGGAATTTATCAGTCTCGGAAGCACATGACTTGGTATGTGAAAGGGTTTCCGGGGGCGGGGGAGTTACGGGAGCAGTTGTCGCGGATTACGTCGGTTGAGGAGGGTTATTTTTTGTTAGATAATGTCGGCGCTCCCGACTCCCCGGATCAATCTGGGGGTAAAGGGAGAGTCGCTTGA